In Gemmatimonadota bacterium, the genomic stretch CGGGTCAATATTCCCGTACCAACTGTAGGCCGTTACGAGTTCGAGGAGGGACGCAGGAGCAGGATTTCCGACGGCGGGTGGTTGTGCCGTTGCAAGGTGGTAGACGTTGCCCGGGATTTAAAGACTGGGTTAGTCGAGAGCCGATGCCGAAGGGGCTTCACCGCCCCGCAAAGGGAAGTTGACGCATACTGCCGAGAAAAGCTTCGCGAACCAGGACTGCAGTTGACCGTACCGTAATCCGACACAGGTAGGCGAGGCGAGCAGCCTAAGGTGCTCGAGTGATTTACGGAAAAGGAACTCGGCAAAATGACCCCGTAACTTCGGGATAAGGGGTGCCGGCAGTAGCTGACCTAATCAAGGGAAGGCGAGACCGGCCGCAGAGAATCGTCCCAAGCGACTGTTTAGCAAAAACACAGGAGCGTGCAAAGGCATTGTCCAAGCCGACGTATACGCTCTGACTCCTGCCCGGTGCCGGAAGGTTAAGGCGAGTTGTCAGCCGCAAGGCGAAGCAATGAACCGAAGCCCCGGTAAACGGCGGCCGTAACTATAACGGTCCTAAGGTAGCGAAATTCCTTGTCGGGTAAGTTCCGACCTGCACGAATGGAGTAACGACTTGGGAGCTGTCTCTTCCGTAAGCTCGGCGAAATAGAAGCATCGGTGAGGATTCCGATTACCCGCGACAGGACAAAAAGACCCCATGCACCTTTACTACAACCTGTCATTGATTGTCGGTATGCGTTGCGTAGCATAGGTGGGAGCCAGTGAAACCGCGGTTTTGGCCGTGGTGGAGGCACCAGTGAAATACCACCCTTCGTTTACTAACAATCTCACTCAGCCGGCAACACCGGCGAGGACCGTGGCAGGCGGGTAGTTTGACTGGGGCGGTCGCCTCCTAAAAAGTACCGGAGGCGCACAATGGTTGGCTCAGTGCGGTCGGTAATCGCACGAGGAGTGTATACGCAGAAGCCAGCCTGACTGCGAGCGCGACGGCGCGAGCAGGGACGAAAGTCGGTGTAAGTGATCCGGTGGGACCGTGTGGACGGCCCATCGCTCATCGGATAAAAGGTACGCTGGGGATAACAGGCTTATCGCGCCCGAGAGTTCACATCGACGGCGCGGTTTGGCACCTCGATGTCGGCTTATCACATCCTGGGGCTGGAGAAGGTCCCAAGGGTCCGGCTGTTCGCCGGTTAAAGTGGTACATGAGCTGGGTTCAGAACGTCGTGAGACAGTTCGGTCTGTATCCGTCGTGGGCGTGGGAGTGTTGAGGGACGTCGTCCTTAGTACGAGAGGACCGGGACGAAGCGACCGCTCGTGTACGGGCTATCCTGCCAAGGGTATCGCCCGGTAGCGATGTCGCGCGAAGATAACCGCTGAAAGCATCTAAGTGGGAAACTTTTCCCAAGATGAACACTCCTAGATCTTAAGATCTCTAAAGGGCCCAGGGAGACTACCTGGTTGATAGGCCGCAGATGCAAGGCGTGCAAGCGCTTCAGTCGAGCGGTACTAATCGCCCGTGAAGTTTGATCTCTCCCCAAGTTTTTGTGTGATCGTTCCCGTGTAACAACCACATCATCCCATGCTTCAGTTGCCAAGATCTGTCAAATACAGATATTGGCTGGCGACCAGCGCGCAGGGGCCACACCCGTTCCCATTCCGAACACGGTAGTTAAGCCCTGCAGCGTCGATGGTACTGCCACCGCGAGGTGGTGGGAGAGTAGACCGTCGTCAGCCACCCCCATCGCAAAGCCGGATTCCGTTCACGGGATCCGGCTTTGTCGTTTTCCACCCACGACTATCTTCCTCCTATGCCTCGCTTCGGTCACGTCGCCCTCGCTGGCCGGCCCAATGTCGGCAAGTCATCGCTCCTCAATGCCCTCCTCGGTACCCATCTCGCGATGGTGTCACCCAAGGCGCAAGCGACGCGCATTCCGACCAGCGGTGTCATCACCGACGAAGACACCCAGCTCGTGCTGATCGACCTCCCCGGCCTCCTCGACCCCGCGTACCTGCTCCAGAAAAGCATGCGGCGCATGGCCATCGAGGCACTCAATACGGTCGATCTCGTGCTCCATCTTCATCCCGCCGCCGACGCGCCTGCGCCGCCGTTCCACGAGCTCGTCCCCGACGCGCCGCCGTTCCGCGCCCAGGTGATGACCGTCTATACCAAGGGTGACCTGGTCTCGTTCGCCCGGCGGCAGGTGCTCAGCGAGGAAGCGATCGTCACCTCGGCCCAGGATGCCAATTCCGTGCAGCGGCTCCTCGCCAAGGTGCGAGCGCTCCTTCCCGAGGGGGCCTTCCGTCACGACGTCGATGATATCGGCACCCAGCCGGTCCGCTTCTTCGTTGGCGAGTATCTCCGTGAGGCAGCCTTCGAGGAACTCGGCGAAGAGGTCCCGTACTCCTTCGCGGCCGAGGTCGACGAGTTCCGGGAGGACCGCAAGCCGGTGTACATTCGGGCGACACTCTATATCGAGCGCGAGTCCCAGAAAGGCATCGTCATCGGCCACAAGGGCGCCACGCTCAAGAAGATTGGTGCCCACGCCCGCATTCGGCTCGAGGAGCTCCTCGGCGAAGCGGTTTACCTGGAAACCTGGGTGAAGGTGCTGCCGAAGTGGCGTCGTTCGGCCACCGCACTCGCCCGGTTCGGTTTCCCAGTTGCTGACGACGAGAACAGCTGATGGCCCTGCCGAATGAACTGCTCGACATCCTCGTCTGTCCCAAGTGTCACGGCGATCTCGAGTATCGTCGCGAACCCGAGGAAGTCCTCGTCTGCCACGCCTGTCGTCTCGTGTACGCCGTCGAAGACGATATCCCGATCATGCTGATCGACGAAGCCAAGCCTCTTACCTGATTCCCGTGACCATACCCGATCAACTGCGCGCAGACGCGGCCACGCTCGCTGCGTCGCTTGAAGCCGATTTTGTCGGCACCGAACACCTCTTCCTCGCCTGGCTCGAGTCGGCCACCGGACCTGCCGCCGATACCATGCGGGCAGCTGGCCTGACGCCGGAAGCGTTTCGCACGCTGCTCGCGTCGGGCAAACAGCGCCGTCGCGGGCCAGGGCCCGTCGCTGCTCCCGGTGGACTCTCCTCGCAAGGCCAGCGCGTGCTCGAACTCGCGGCCGAACTCGCGACGGCCGACGGTCGCACCGAGGGCAATGCCGACGACATCATCCTCGCGATGATCCGGGAGCCACGCGGCGCACTCGCCCGCGCGTTAAGCGAATTCCAGTTGAAGCCATCAAAGCTGCGCGCCATCATCCGGCCAGGATCAGCGGAAGTCTCCCGGCCCGAACGCGAACCGCGCGAGCCGAGAGAGCCGCGTGAAGCGAAAGAGCCGCGCGAACCGAAGGAACCACGCGAGCCCAAAGAGCCGCGCGAGCCGAAGGAACCACGCGAACCCCGTGAGCCGCGCCCGAAGCAGGAGCCGAAAGGCGACCCGAAGCCCCGGCCGGAGCCGCGCCCGAAGCCCGAGCCGCGGCCGCGCCGCGACCCCGAGACCGACGACATTCCGTTTGCGCGCGCTCCTGAGCGGCCCCGGCTGACGCCGCCGCCCAAGCCGCCGCGCGACGCACCTATCGAGAAGAAGAAGCGCGCGGTGCCACTGTCCGCGGTGCTCTTCCTGGCCGTGCCCCTCGCCGTCTATCTGTCGCAGACGCACGGCGACCCGGTCTGGATCTTCGCAGCGGCCTGCCTCGGCGTGTTGCCGCTCGCGGGGCTGATGGGCAATGCCACCGAACACCTGGCCGAGCGCACCGGGCCGACGCTCGGCGGACTGCTCAACGCGACGTTCGGCAATGCGGCCGAGCTGATCATCGCCATCGCGGCGCTGCGCGCTGGATATGTCGATCTGGTGAAGGCCTCGATCACCGGCTCGATCCTCGGCAACCTGCTGCTGATCCTCGGACTCTCGCTCGTCGTGGGTGGCAGTCGGCGATCGTTGCTCTCGTTCAACCGGACCAATGCCGGAATGGGTGCGGCGATGCTCGCGCTCGCGGTGGCGGGCCTGATCTTCCCGGCGCTCTTCCACGCCATTCATCCCGAAGCACTGGTGGGTGTGGAACTGCATCTCTCCGAGGCCGTGGCCACTGTGCTCGCGGTGACCTACGGCTTCTCCTTGCTCTTCGTCCTGCGGACCCACAAGCCGCTCTTCGGCGGCGGTGGGCACGGCGGCCTTGACGGGCCATCGTGGGGCGTCGGCAAAGCGGTCGGGCTCCTGGCGCTGGGCACGGCCGGGGTGGCCGTCATGTCCGAGATCCTCGTCCACCAGGTCGGGGCGGTTACCGCGAATCTCGGCATTTCACAGGCGTTCCTGGGCCTGATCATCATCCCGATCATCGGCAATGCGGCCGAGCATGCGACCGCCATTGTGGTGGCACGGAAGGGGCAGACCGACCTCGCGTTCCAGATCGCCCTCGGGTCGAGCACTCAAGTTGCATTGCTGATTGCGCCGATACTGGTCTTTGCCGGAGCCTTCATGGGGGTGGCCGGGATGAACCTGGTCTTCTCCACCTTCGAGATCGTGGGGCTCTGCATGGCGGTGATTGTCTCGGCGTTCATCACCCTCGATGGCGAGTCGCACTGGTTCGAGGGCGTCCAGCTCCTGGCGCTCTATGCCCTCATCGGGGCTGCGGCGTGGTTTATTTGACGCTCCTGTCCGGTCCGCGTACGTTGCCTGTCCTGACCCTCGTCCCGGAGTGCCGACGTGCGAATGCAGCGGCGCATCCTACTCTACTGCGGCGCCGATGACCGGCCACCGCCCGAGCTCCTCGGGCGGTGGGCGGCGGCACGCGACCTCGCGATCGAGGCCTATGCCTCTCCCGCGGAGGTCGAGGCCCTGGTGCTGCGCGGACGCGGTGCGCTGGTGTTCGTCGACGACGACCCGACTTCCCCCGAGCGGGAGGCGATGGTCCGTCGGCTGAAGTCAGATTCGTTCACCGCGATCGTTCCCGTGACGGTGCTCACGCGGGGCCACGACGCGGCGGCCAACTGCCGCTGGTACGATGCTGGTGCCGATGAAATCCTGACGCCACTCTTCGATCCGCAGGAACAGCGCGCGCGACTCGACGCGCTGATCGCCCGTACCGAGCGAGACGTGGCGGTGCACCCCTCCACTCGGCTCCCCGGCACGACCGAGATCGAACGCGAGATGCGGCGCCGCCTCGACGCGAGCCTGCCGTTCGCAGTCTGCTATGCCGACCTCGATCACTTCAAGGAGTTCAACGATCGCTACAGCTACTACGACGGCGATCGCGTCATCTACATCCTCTCGCGCATTCTCCACGACGTCGTGCGCGGTATGCTCGGTGCCGACGGCTTCGTCGGACATATCGGCGGCGACGACTTCATCTTCATCACGTCGCTGGGTGACCATGCGCCGGTGTGCAGCGAGATTCTCGCCGTGTTCGACGAACTGATTCCGCTGCAATACAGCGAACAGGATCGACGCGCCGGCTATTTCTTCGGCAAGGACCGGCGCGGTCAGCTCCACCGGGTGCCGCTGATGACGCTGTCGATCGGCGTGGTGACCAATCAGCATCGTCGCTTCACCCACCCGGCGCAGGTGAGCGAGCTGGCGACCGAAATGAAGAGTTACGCCAAGACGCTGCCGGGATCAGTCTTTGTTGTCGATCGTCGCCGTGGAGACCAGGAATTGCGGAGTGGTCCCGGCGGACGTGACGCCCGCTCCTCGTGAGGATGTCATGAATGTGACCTGTCCGCAGTGCGCGACGGTGTTCCGCGTTGATCCGGCGAAGGTGCCGGAGCGCGGCGTCCGTGCCCGCTGCTCGGTGTGTGCCGCGTTGATCGCGGTCCGTCGTCCGGTGGCATCGCCGGTGCTCCCGCGCGAATCCGCGCCGGCCATCGCCGCACCCGTGCCGATGCCGCCGCCCGCAGCGGTACCGCCGCCGCCGGTCTTCGAACTGCCGCCGGCCCCGATGCCGAGCCCCGCTCCACGTCCGGCACCGGCACCGGCGCCCGCACCAGTGACTCCGCCGCCGCCGGCACCGATCGCGGTGTCGCCTGCGTTTCCGAGCATCGAGTTCGACGAAACGCCGATCCCGCCGCTCTCGCCCCCGTCGGTGCCCTTCGCGACGCTGCCGAAGGACTCGGCCATGCCGCCCGCGCCGCCGCCGCCGGTGGCGCCGCTCTCGCCGCCGAGCGGCAATCGCTTCAGCAATCCGTTCCTCCAGCAGGATCCCTCCACCAGGGCGCGTCGACTGGCTCGGGCGCTCGTCTCCGATCTCGTCGTCTATCATCCCGAGAAGCGGCAACGCGGTCTGGCCGAGGGAAACCTCAAGGACCTCTTTGCCGAGGAGATCCGGAAGAGCTGGGAGGAGTACACCGAGCAGGTCGGGGAAGACGTCGCATCGACGACGCCGTACTTCACGGAAGCACTCAACGAGATCCTGGCCGAGGGACGCGCGCTCTTCGGGTGATTCCGCTATTATTCCTGTCTGACGTCGGGCCGTTCGCCGTCGCCCACCGTGGGGCGGGTGAGCGGCCCGATCCGCACCAGAAAGACAGGAGCACCTGATGGCAGATCTGGCAGAGCGCGTGGCAGGGTTGAAGAAGCAGGTTCTCGAGCTACGAGACTTCCTTTGACCTCGATCACCGGATAGCGCGACTCACTGATCTCGAAGCCAAGCAGGCCGATTCGGCCTTCTGGGCCGACGCGGCGCGCGCACGAGAGCAGGTGCAGGAGATCAAGACCCTGAAGGGATGGATCACTCCCTATCAGGATCTCGTCAATCGGATCGGCGATGCCGAAGGGCTCCTCGAACTGCTCGAACTCGAACCAGACCCGGCCCTGTCTCAGGATCTCGAAGGAGAGATCGCGCGGATCTCGCGCGAGCTCCAGAGCTTCTCCCTGCAGACGATGCTGCAAGGTCCCGACGACGGGCGCGATGCCATCCTCACCATCCACCCAGGCGCTGGCGGCACCGAGTCCCAGGACTGGGCCGAGATGCTGATGTACATGTATCGTCGCTGGGCAGAGCGGAAAGGATTCTCCGTTTCCGTGATGGACCTGATGCCGGGCGAAGAGGCCGGAATCAAGTCGGTCACCATCGAGATCAAGGGGCAGTACGCCTACGGTTTCCTGAAGGCCGAGAAGGGCGTCCACCGGCTGGTCCGGATTTCTCCCTATGATTCGCAGGCGCGGCGTCACACCTCATTCGCCTCGGTCTTCGTCTATCCCGACATCGATGACACGATCGAGATCGACTTGCGCGACGAAGACATCAAGATGGATGTCTATCGCGCATCGGGTGCCGGCGGCCAGCACGTCAACAAGACGTCGTCAGCCGTGCGACTCACCCACGAACCGACCGGCCTCGTGGTGACCTGCCAGCAGGAACGGAGTCAGTTCAAGAACAAGGACACCGCGATGAAGATGCTGCGGGCGGCGCTCTACCAGCGCAAGCTGGAGGAGCAGGAGGCGGCGAAAGCGCTGGTCGAGGCCACCAAGACCGACAACTCCTGGGGCAACCAGATCCGGTCATACGTGTTCCAGCCGTACACCATGGTCAACGACCACCGGACCGAGTTGAAGCTGTCGGATGCGCAGGGCGTGATGAACGGTGACCTCGACGAATTCATCGAGGCGTACCTCAAGCGGTTCGGAGGAAAGGCGGCGTGAGCGAGCACCTGCTGGAACGGACGCATATCGAGGAGGCCCGTCGCGCCAAGCGCGCGGAACTCGAGGCCAATGGTGTCGCGGCGTACGGCTACTCCTACGCCCGCAGCCATCTTGCCGCCGAGGCGCTCGCGCTGTGGGACGACGCGATGGGCGAGGACGGCCCCGCGGTGCGTGTCGCCGGCCGTCTGGTGGCCTGGCGCGGGCAGGGCAAGACCATCTTCGCGCACCTGGAGGATGTGTCGGGTCGGATTCAGCTCTATCTCCGCCGCGATCAACTCGAGGCGCTCTGGTCCACGATCGAGCGACTCGACCTCGATGATCACGTGGGCGTCGCGGGCCGGCTCTTCCGCACGCGCTCCGGCGAGATCAGTGTGGCCGTGCGCGACGTGGAACTGCTCTCCAAGTCACTGCGGGCCCTGCCGCGTGGCAAGGTCGAGACCCTTCCCGACGGCAGTACGGTACTTCACGGCGGGCTGACCGATCCGGAAGTGCGCTACCGTCAGCGCTACGCCGACTTCGCCGTGCACCCCGAACTCCGCGAGACCTTCCGGCTGCGCGCCCGCGTCATCGGCTACATCCGGCGGTTCCTCGACGAGCGTGGCTTCCTCGAAGTGGAAACCCCGGTGCTGCAGCCGCTCTATGGTGGCGCATCGGCCCGGCCGTTCGTGACCCATCACAACGCGCTCGACATGCCGCTCTTTCTGCGCATCGCCGACGAGCTCTATCTCAAGCGATTGATCGTGGGTGGCTTCGAGCGGGTGTACGAGATCGGCCACGACTTCCGCAACGAAGGAATGGACCGGACCCACAATCCCGAATTCACCATGCTCGAGTGGTATCAGGCGTATGCCGACTACCGCGACGTGCTGGCGATGTTCGAGGAACTTCTCGCGGGCATCGTGCATTCATCCCTCGACACGCTGATCCTTGAGCGGCAGGGTGTCTCGCTCGACTTCACGGCACCTTATCGCCGGGTGTCGTTTGTCGAGGGGATCAAAGCGACCAGCGGCATCGACGTGCTGACGAACACGGAGGAGGAGATGCGCGAGTATCTCCGTCGCCAGGGCGAGCCGGCCGAAGCCGTGGCCACGATGGCCGGTGGGCGACTGCTCGACGAGGTGTTCAAGGCCTCACTCGAGCCGACGCTGGTCCAGCCAACCTTCGTCCTCGACTATCCCAAGGCACTCTCCCCGCTGGCGAAGCCGCACCGCGATGATCCACGGCTCACCGAGCGCTTCGAGTTCTTCGTGCTCGGGCGCGAGGTCGCCAACGCGTTCAGCGAATTGAATGACCCCGACGACCAGCGCAGCCGCTTCGAGGACCAGGTCAATCAGCGCGCAGCCGGCGACGAGGAAGCGCAGCAGTTCGATGCCGACTACATCCGGGCGCTCGAGTTCGGGATGCCACCCACCGGCGGGATCGGTGTCGGCATCGACCGGCTCGTGATGCTCCTGGCCGATGAGGCTTCCATTCGCGACGTGATTCTCTTCCCGGCGATGCGACCCGAGAGCGACGGCCGCCCGGCCGACAGCGAGTAACGCACCATGGCGAAGTGGTGGCCCACGGCCCTCGAGCGGCGGATCGCGCTTCGCTACCTCCGTGGTCAGCGTGGCACCCGGAGTGCGTCGCTCCAGACCACCATTGCCATCGGCAGCATCGCCGTCGGCGTGACCGCACTCATCGTGGTCCTCGGCGTAATGAACGGCCTGCGCGACGACTTGCGTGACAAGATCCTCGTTGGGTCACCCCACGTGCACGTGCTCACCTTCGGCGCCAATCTCGAGATGCAGGACTGGCGCAATCAGCTCAAGAAAGTGCAGCGCTATCCCGGCGTGATCGCGGCTGCGCCGGAAGTGACGACGATGAGCCTGGTCATCAATTCGTCGCGCTACACTGAAGGCGTCAAGGTCCTCGGGCTCGAGCCCGGGGACGGCATGAAAGTGGTCACCGACATCCAGAGCGCGATTGTCGAGGGGGACGGGAACTTCAGCACGACGGCGCCGGACGTGCGGGGCGCCGTTGTACTTGGGGCGGGCCTGGCAAGACGTCTCTCGGTGCGCCCCGGGGATGTCGTGACCATGGTCGAGCCGAATCTGTCGAAGGTGAACGCCGCCCTCGGCATGCCGACACCGGTCTACTGGCGCTTCGAGGTCACCGGCACCTTCCAGACCGGGATGTACATCTACGACAACGAGTTTGTCGTGATGACGCGCGCGCTCGCCCAGGAGTTTGCCGGGCTCGACAGTGCCGTCACCGAGATCGGCCTCCGGCTCGCCAACCCCGACGACGCCCCGAAGATCGCCACTGGCCTCGCCGATCAGCTCGGCTATCCCTACCGCGCCGAGGCGTGGCAGGCGCAGAACGCGACGCTGTTCAGTGCGTTGGAGCTCGAGAAGCGCGCGATGGGGCTGG encodes the following:
- the era gene encoding GTPase Era; the encoded protein is MPRFGHVALAGRPNVGKSSLLNALLGTHLAMVSPKAQATRIPTSGVITDEDTQLVLIDLPGLLDPAYLLQKSMRRMAIEALNTVDLVLHLHPAADAPAPPFHELVPDAPPFRAQVMTVYTKGDLVSFARRQVLSEEAIVTSAQDANSVQRLLAKVRALLPEGAFRHDVDDIGTQPVRFFVGEYLREAAFEELGEEVPYSFAAEVDEFREDRKPVYIRATLYIERESQKGIVIGHKGATLKKIGAHARIRLEELLGEAVYLETWVKVLPKWRRSATALARFGFPVADDENS
- a CDS encoding Trm112 family protein, with amino-acid sequence MALPNELLDILVCPKCHGDLEYRREPEEVLVCHACRLVYAVEDDIPIMLIDEAKPLT
- the cax gene encoding calcium/proton exchanger produces the protein MTIPDQLRADAATLAASLEADFVGTEHLFLAWLESATGPAADTMRAAGLTPEAFRTLLASGKQRRRGPGPVAAPGGLSSQGQRVLELAAELATADGRTEGNADDIILAMIREPRGALARALSEFQLKPSKLRAIIRPGSAEVSRPEREPREPREPREAKEPREPKEPREPKEPREPKEPREPREPRPKQEPKGDPKPRPEPRPKPEPRPRRDPETDDIPFARAPERPRLTPPPKPPRDAPIEKKKRAVPLSAVLFLAVPLAVYLSQTHGDPVWIFAAACLGVLPLAGLMGNATEHLAERTGPTLGGLLNATFGNAAELIIAIAALRAGYVDLVKASITGSILGNLLLILGLSLVVGGSRRSLLSFNRTNAGMGAAMLALAVAGLIFPALFHAIHPEALVGVELHLSEAVATVLAVTYGFSLLFVLRTHKPLFGGGGHGGLDGPSWGVGKAVGLLALGTAGVAVMSEILVHQVGAVTANLGISQAFLGLIIIPIIGNAAEHATAIVVARKGQTDLAFQIALGSSTQVALLIAPILVFAGAFMGVAGMNLVFSTFEIVGLCMAVIVSAFITLDGESHWFEGVQLLALYALIGAAAWFI
- a CDS encoding diguanylate cyclase gives rise to the protein MQRRILLYCGADDRPPPELLGRWAAARDLAIEAYASPAEVEALVLRGRGALVFVDDDPTSPEREAMVRRLKSDSFTAIVPVTVLTRGHDAAANCRWYDAGADEILTPLFDPQEQRARLDALIARTERDVAVHPSTRLPGTTEIEREMRRRLDASLPFAVCYADLDHFKEFNDRYSYYDGDRVIYILSRILHDVVRGMLGADGFVGHIGGDDFIFITSLGDHAPVCSEILAVFDELIPLQYSEQDRRAGYFFGKDRRGQLHRVPLMTLSIGVVTNQHRRFTHPAQVSELATEMKSYAKTLPGSVFVVDRRRGDQELRSGPGGRDARSS
- a CDS encoding zinc-ribbon domain-containing protein gives rise to the protein MNVTCPQCATVFRVDPAKVPERGVRARCSVCAALIAVRRPVASPVLPRESAPAIAAPVPMPPPAAVPPPPVFELPPAPMPSPAPRPAPAPAPAPVTPPPPAPIAVSPAFPSIEFDETPIPPLSPPSVPFATLPKDSAMPPAPPPPVAPLSPPSGNRFSNPFLQQDPSTRARRLARALVSDLVVYHPEKRQRGLAEGNLKDLFAEEIRKSWEEYTEQVGEDVASTTPYFTEALNEILAEGRALFG
- the prfB gene encoding peptide chain release factor 2 (programmed frameshift); amino-acid sequence: MADLAERVAGLKKQVLELRDFLDLDHRIARLTDLEAKQADSAFWADAARAREQVQEIKTLKGWITPYQDLVNRIGDAEGLLELLELEPDPALSQDLEGEIARISRELQSFSLQTMLQGPDDGRDAILTIHPGAGGTESQDWAEMLMYMYRRWAERKGFSVSVMDLMPGEEAGIKSVTIEIKGQYAYGFLKAEKGVHRLVRISPYDSQARRHTSFASVFVYPDIDDTIEIDLRDEDIKMDVYRASGAGGQHVNKTSSAVRLTHEPTGLVVTCQQERSQFKNKDTAMKMLRAALYQRKLEEQEAAKALVEATKTDNSWGNQIRSYVFQPYTMVNDHRTELKLSDAQGVMNGDLDEFIEAYLKRFGGKAA
- the lysS gene encoding lysine--tRNA ligase, which encodes MSEHLLERTHIEEARRAKRAELEANGVAAYGYSYARSHLAAEALALWDDAMGEDGPAVRVAGRLVAWRGQGKTIFAHLEDVSGRIQLYLRRDQLEALWSTIERLDLDDHVGVAGRLFRTRSGEISVAVRDVELLSKSLRALPRGKVETLPDGSTVLHGGLTDPEVRYRQRYADFAVHPELRETFRLRARVIGYIRRFLDERGFLEVETPVLQPLYGGASARPFVTHHNALDMPLFLRIADELYLKRLIVGGFERVYEIGHDFRNEGMDRTHNPEFTMLEWYQAYADYRDVLAMFEELLAGIVHSSLDTLILERQGVSLDFTAPYRRVSFVEGIKATSGIDVLTNTEEEMREYLRRQGEPAEAVATMAGGRLLDEVFKASLEPTLVQPTFVLDYPKALSPLAKPHRDDPRLTERFEFFVLGREVANAFSELNDPDDQRSRFEDQVNQRAAGDEEAQQFDADYIRALEFGMPPTGGIGVGIDRLVMLLADEASIRDVILFPAMRPESDGRPADSE
- a CDS encoding FtsX-like permease family protein, with the translated sequence MAKWWPTALERRIALRYLRGQRGTRSASLQTTIAIGSIAVGVTALIVVLGVMNGLRDDLRDKILVGSPHVHVLTFGANLEMQDWRNQLKKVQRYPGVIAAAPEVTTMSLVINSSRYTEGVKVLGLEPGDGMKVVTDIQSAIVEGDGNFSTTAPDVRGAVVLGAGLARRLSVRPGDVVTMVEPNLSKVNAALGMPTPVYWRFEVTGTFQTGMYIYDNEFVVMTRALAQEFAGLDSAVTEIGLRLANPDDAPKIATGLADQLGYPYRAEAWQAQNATLFSALELEKRAMGLVIFFIMIVAALNIVGTLTMVVAFKTREIGILQAMGLPSSGVARIFLAQGAIIGIIGTSIGLVLGLVIAVVVDRSGAVKIDPSVYFIDHLPVRIEPLDVVVVVVASILVAILATIPPARSASSLVPVDAIRAE